The proteins below come from a single Marinobacter bohaiensis genomic window:
- a CDS encoding oxidative damage protection protein gives MSRTVFCRKYQKEMEGLDFPPMPGAKGQELYDSVSKQAWQEWQNQQTMLINEKHLNMMDPFARKYLKAQMEKFLDNEPFEQAEGFVPPEEQ, from the coding sequence ATGAGCCGCACCGTATTCTGCCGCAAATACCAGAAAGAGATGGAAGGCCTGGACTTCCCGCCCATGCCCGGCGCCAAGGGCCAGGAACTCTACGACAGCGTCTCCAAGCAGGCCTGGCAGGAGTGGCAGAACCAGCAGACCATGCTGATCAACGAAAAGCACCTGAACATGATGGACCCGTTCGCACGGAAGTACCTCAAGGCTCAGATGGAGAAGTTCCTCGACAACGAACCCTTCGAGCAAGCCGAAGGTTTTGTGCCGCCGGAAGAGCAATAA
- the mutY gene encoding A/G-specific adenine glycosylase, with amino-acid sequence MSDRFADLLLAWYDDHGRKALPWHENRTPYRVWVSEIMLQQTQVTTVIPYYQAFMARFPDVQSLAEAPVDDVLRHWSGLGYYARARNLQKAAQAVVRDHDGEFPQEQEQLEALPGIGRSTAAAILAQAHGIRAAILDGNVKRVLARYHAVRGWPGQTAVLRELWTHAERHTPHERVRDYTQGIMDLGALLCTRRRPDCGACPVSSDCDALAEGLTDALPESKPKKAKPEKEAWLLMIEDDAGNLLMERRPPSGIWGGLWSLPELDTAITLDELPEVAERELGVRCGDAEPLEGFRHTFSHYHLHIHPVRLRHLGETTVQDGDSFAWQRREEAPTLGIPSPIRKLLTRPEQPQLI; translated from the coding sequence ATGTCAGACCGTTTCGCCGATCTGCTGCTCGCCTGGTACGACGACCACGGCCGCAAGGCCCTGCCCTGGCACGAGAACCGGACGCCCTACCGCGTGTGGGTGTCCGAGATCATGCTGCAGCAGACCCAGGTGACCACCGTCATCCCCTACTACCAGGCGTTCATGGCCCGCTTCCCGGACGTGCAAAGCCTGGCGGAGGCGCCGGTGGACGACGTGCTGCGGCACTGGTCGGGCCTGGGCTACTACGCCCGCGCCCGCAACCTGCAGAAAGCGGCGCAGGCGGTGGTTCGCGACCACGACGGCGAGTTCCCGCAAGAACAGGAGCAGCTTGAGGCCCTGCCCGGCATCGGCCGCTCCACCGCCGCCGCCATACTGGCCCAGGCCCACGGCATCCGCGCCGCCATCCTCGACGGCAACGTCAAACGTGTGCTGGCCCGCTACCACGCCGTGCGCGGCTGGCCGGGGCAGACCGCTGTGCTGCGCGAACTCTGGACCCACGCCGAGCGGCATACGCCCCACGAGCGCGTGCGGGACTACACCCAGGGCATCATGGACCTGGGCGCCCTGCTCTGCACCCGGCGCAGACCGGACTGCGGCGCCTGTCCGGTCTCCAGCGACTGCGATGCCCTGGCCGAAGGTCTGACCGACGCCCTGCCCGAATCCAAACCCAAGAAAGCCAAGCCCGAGAAAGAGGCCTGGCTGCTGATGATCGAGGACGACGCCGGTAACCTGCTGATGGAACGGCGCCCGCCCAGCGGCATCTGGGGCGGCCTATGGAGCCTGCCCGAACTGGATACCGCCATCACCCTGGACGAACTGCCGGAAGTGGCCGAGCGGGAACTGGGCGTGCGCTGCGGCGACGCCGAACCGCTGGAAGGCTTCCGCCACACCTTCAGCCACTACCACCTGCACATCCACCCGGTGCGCCTGCGCCACCTGGGCGAAACCACCGTGCAGGACGGCGACAGCTTCGCCTGGCAACGTCGGGAAGAAGCGCCAACGCTGGGCATTCCCAGCCCCATCCGCAAGTTGCTGACGCGTCCCGAACAGCCTCAGCTGATCTGA
- a CDS encoding AsmA family protein, with translation MKALRYLLIAVIAIIVLMALAIVVATTIIDPNAYKPQIEKAVESRTNLDLSLNGDISWSFIPIGLEVNDVEAQLEGQRLVRLDRLQAEVDFWSLITMAPAVDVFTLDGLDARLVKNAQGQGNWERIMPEGEPAQETAPTEPAPAEEPTQEAATGDSEPLKFNVEEVAITNAQVHYSDEASGQSVTLEDFSLTAQDIALGQTFPLDLGFRFTTNAPELAVNAQLSAQLTANEALNQFQMQDLDSTFELSGEAVGGKTVNAGFTGNAAANLENETASLSDFVATLAGLELTANVDVAGFGDQPKLDGNLALAEFSIRDLLSTLGQPAIETRDPDVLKKASFSTDIGGEGGQVNLSNLKLVLDDTTFNGNFGLGLANTAIDLKLQGDAINVDRYLPPEAEEGDAGSADAGESGGEQPSGSTAAAAGEESDLLPLDTLRGLDLDIDLGLDQLIASNLTITEIQSKVSARNGLIKLDPFAGKLYDGDFNVTATLDARKDNPTWKISERANNIQTLDLLTDLADMKMLSGGANLTADITTQGNRMSALRNNAKGEIKFNLAEGSFNDMNLTRMACQGIALANQESLSTSDWGTTTPFNDMHGVLKIDGNTITNTDLTAALAGMQLNGDGNVDLAASNLDYELGLRIVGEIHRDEACRVTEYVEGVVIPVECRGDISGEPAKLCSFDGSRFRDNLKDMAASAAKKKATKEVNKAIDEKLGEKLDEKLDKESSDKIKDALKGLFN, from the coding sequence ATGAAAGCGCTTCGCTATCTCCTGATCGCCGTGATTGCCATCATTGTGCTGATGGCCCTGGCCATTGTGGTCGCCACCACGATCATCGATCCCAACGCCTACAAGCCCCAGATCGAGAAAGCCGTCGAGAGCCGGACCAACCTCGACCTGTCCCTGAACGGCGACATCAGCTGGTCGTTCATTCCCATCGGCCTGGAAGTGAACGACGTGGAAGCGCAGCTGGAAGGCCAGCGCCTGGTCAGGCTGGACCGGCTGCAGGCGGAAGTGGACTTCTGGTCGCTGATCACCATGGCGCCGGCGGTGGACGTGTTCACCCTCGATGGCCTCGACGCCCGGCTGGTGAAGAACGCCCAGGGTCAGGGCAACTGGGAGCGCATCATGCCGGAAGGTGAGCCGGCGCAAGAGACCGCGCCGACCGAACCGGCCCCCGCCGAAGAACCAACGCAAGAAGCCGCCACCGGCGACAGCGAGCCGCTCAAGTTCAACGTCGAGGAAGTGGCCATCACCAACGCCCAGGTGCACTACAGCGACGAGGCCAGCGGCCAGTCCGTCACCCTGGAGGACTTCTCCCTGACCGCCCAGGACATCGCCCTGGGCCAGACCTTCCCGCTCGACCTGGGCTTCCGCTTTACCACCAACGCGCCGGAACTGGCGGTGAACGCGCAGCTCTCCGCCCAACTCACCGCTAACGAAGCCCTCAACCAGTTCCAGATGCAGGACCTGGACAGCACCTTCGAGCTGAGCGGCGAAGCGGTGGGCGGCAAGACCGTCAATGCGGGCTTCACCGGCAACGCCGCTGCCAACCTGGAGAACGAAACCGCGTCCCTGTCCGACTTCGTTGCCACCCTGGCCGGCCTGGAACTGACCGCCAACGTCGACGTGGCCGGCTTCGGCGACCAGCCCAAGCTGGACGGCAACCTGGCCCTGGCCGAATTCTCCATCCGCGACCTGCTCAGCACCCTGGGCCAGCCGGCCATCGAGACCCGCGATCCGGACGTGCTCAAGAAAGCCTCGTTCTCCACCGACATCGGCGGCGAAGGCGGCCAGGTCAACCTCAGCAACCTGAAACTGGTGCTGGACGACACCACCTTCAACGGCAACTTCGGCCTGGGCCTGGCCAACACCGCCATCGACCTTAAGCTGCAGGGCGACGCGATCAACGTCGACCGCTACCTGCCCCCGGAGGCGGAAGAAGGCGACGCCGGCAGCGCGGATGCCGGCGAGTCCGGCGGCGAGCAACCGTCCGGCTCGACGGCGGCCGCGGCGGGTGAGGAATCCGATCTGCTGCCGCTGGACACACTGCGCGGCCTGGACCTGGACATCGACCTGGGCCTGGACCAGCTCATCGCCAGCAACCTGACCATCACCGAGATCCAGTCCAAGGTGTCCGCCAGGAACGGACTGATCAAGCTGGACCCGTTTGCCGGCAAACTCTACGACGGCGACTTCAACGTCACCGCCACCCTGGATGCGCGCAAGGACAACCCCACCTGGAAAATCAGCGAACGCGCCAACAACATCCAGACCCTGGATCTGCTCACCGATCTGGCCGACATGAAAATGCTGTCCGGCGGCGCCAACCTGACCGCCGACATCACGACGCAGGGCAACCGCATGTCCGCCCTGCGCAACAACGCCAAGGGCGAGATCAAGTTCAACCTGGCCGAGGGCAGCTTCAACGACATGAACCTGACCCGCATGGCCTGCCAGGGCATTGCCCTGGCCAACCAGGAAAGCCTGTCCACCAGCGACTGGGGCACCACCACGCCGTTCAACGACATGCACGGCGTACTCAAGATCGACGGCAACACCATCACCAACACCGACCTCACCGCCGCCCTGGCCGGCATGCAGCTCAATGGCGATGGCAATGTGGACCTGGCGGCGAGCAATCTGGACTACGAACTGGGCCTGCGCATCGTCGGCGAGATCCACCGGGATGAAGCCTGCCGCGTGACCGAGTATGTGGAAGGCGTGGTGATTCCGGTAGAATGCCGCGGCGACATTTCCGGCGAACCGGCCAAGCTCTGCTCCTTCGACGGCTCGCGTTTCCGCGACAACCTCAAGGACATGGCCGCCAGCGCCGCCAAGAAAAAGGCGACCAAAGAAGTGAACAAGGCCATCGACGAGAAGCTCGGCGAAAAACTGGACGAGAAGCTGGACAAGGAAAGCAGCGACAAGATCAAGGACGCGCTGAAAGGGCTGTTCAACTGA
- a CDS encoding SRPBCC family protein, producing the protein MAITIAIELNREIDIPGSYDEVFELLADVPRSASHFPKVDQLVDLGNNTYRWEMEKIGIDKHSIQSVYASQYQSDKEAGRITWTPVKGEGNGVVQGSWTLTAKGDDVTRASFQTTAELTLPLPGLLKLAISPVVKHEFNGLVDTYMNNLRKAF; encoded by the coding sequence GTGGCCATTACCATTGCGATCGAACTGAACCGCGAGATCGATATTCCAGGCAGCTACGACGAGGTTTTCGAACTGCTGGCGGACGTGCCGCGCTCGGCCAGCCACTTCCCCAAGGTCGATCAGTTGGTGGACCTGGGCAACAACACCTACCGCTGGGAAATGGAGAAGATCGGCATCGACAAGCACTCCATCCAGTCGGTCTACGCCAGCCAGTACCAGTCCGACAAAGAGGCCGGCAGGATCACCTGGACGCCGGTCAAGGGCGAGGGCAACGGCGTGGTGCAGGGATCCTGGACGCTCACTGCCAAGGGCGACGACGTCACCCGCGCCAGCTTCCAGACGACAGCGGAACTGACCCTGCCCCTGCCCGGCCTGCTCAAACTGGCCATCAGCCCGGTGGTGAAGCACGAGTTCAACGGGTTGGTGGATACCTACATGAACAACCTCAGGAAAGCGTTCTAG
- the hisB gene encoding imidazoleglycerol-phosphate dehydratase HisB: MAERKARVERNTLETQITVSVNLDGTGESHFDTGVPFLEHMMDQIARHGLVDLEIVAKGDLHIDDHHTVEDIGITLGQAFTKAVGDKKGIRRYGHAYVPLDEALSRVVIDLSGRPGLTMEVPYTRASVGGFDVDLFEEFFHGFVNHSMVTLHIDNLRGKNSHHQIETVFKAFGRALRMAIEPDERMAGVIASTKGSL; encoded by the coding sequence ATGGCCGAACGCAAGGCGCGGGTAGAGCGCAATACCCTCGAAACCCAGATCACTGTTTCCGTAAATCTCGACGGCACCGGCGAATCCCATTTCGACACCGGCGTGCCTTTCCTGGAACACATGATGGACCAGATTGCCCGTCATGGTCTGGTGGATCTGGAAATCGTAGCCAAGGGCGACCTGCACATCGACGACCACCACACGGTTGAGGACATCGGCATCACCCTGGGCCAGGCCTTCACCAAGGCCGTGGGCGACAAGAAGGGCATCCGCCGCTACGGTCACGCCTACGTGCCGCTGGATGAAGCCCTGTCGCGGGTGGTGATCGACCTGTCCGGCCGTCCCGGCCTGACCATGGAAGTGCCGTATACCCGGGCCAGCGTCGGTGGCTTCGACGTGGACCTGTTCGAGGAATTCTTCCACGGTTTCGTCAACCACTCGATGGTGACGCTGCACATCGACAACCTGCGCGGCAAGAACTCCCATCACCAGATCGAGACCGTCTTCAAGGCGTTCGGTCGCGCCCTGCGCATGGCCATCGAACCGGATGAGCGCATGGCGGGCGTCATCGCCTCCACCAAGGGTTCTCTCTAA
- the hisH gene encoding imidazole glycerol phosphate synthase subunit HisH: MKSVAIIDYGMGNLHSASKAVEHVAPDMRVHVTDDEAVIREADRVILPGVGAIRDCMAEIRRQGVDTLVRDLVDEGRPLLGICVGMQALMARSEENNGVEGIGLFPSEVRYFGDDLSEAGERPGERLRLKVPHMGWNQVWQTQDHPIWHGIEDGDRFYFVHSYYAEAEGNADIAGRTRYGVDLAAAVARNNVFATQFHPEKSHRAGLQLLKNFVQWSGR, from the coding sequence ATGAAGTCCGTTGCCATTATCGACTACGGTATGGGTAACCTGCACTCGGCCAGCAAGGCCGTGGAACACGTGGCGCCGGACATGCGCGTCCACGTCACCGACGATGAAGCCGTTATCCGTGAAGCCGACCGCGTGATCCTGCCGGGTGTCGGCGCGATCCGCGACTGCATGGCCGAGATCCGCCGCCAGGGGGTGGATACCCTGGTCCGGGATCTGGTCGACGAGGGCCGCCCGCTGCTGGGGATCTGCGTCGGCATGCAGGCGCTGATGGCCCGCAGCGAGGAAAACAACGGCGTGGAGGGCATTGGCCTGTTCCCGTCGGAAGTCCGCTACTTCGGTGACGACCTCAGCGAGGCCGGTGAGCGTCCGGGCGAGCGTCTGCGTCTGAAGGTGCCGCACATGGGCTGGAACCAGGTCTGGCAGACCCAGGACCACCCGATCTGGCACGGCATCGAGGACGGTGACCGCTTCTACTTCGTGCACAGCTACTACGCCGAGGCCGAGGGCAATGCCGACATCGCCGGGCGCACCCGCTACGGCGTGGACCTGGCCGCCGCGGTGGCCCGCAATAATGTCTTCGCCACGCAGTTCCACCCGGAGAAGAGTCATCGGGCCGGCCTGCAGCTGTTGAAAAACTTCGTACAATGGTCCGGCCGCTGA
- the hisA gene encoding 1-(5-phosphoribosyl)-5-[(5-phosphoribosylamino)methylideneamino]imidazole-4-carboxamide isomerase codes for MLIIPAIDLKDGKCVRLRQGRMDDSTIFSENPVDVAARWVDAGARRLHLVDLNGAFAGEPVNGEIVNAIAKRFPDLPIQIGGGIRSAETIEAYLKAGVQWVIIGTKAVKEPEFVTEMCKRFPGHIIVGLDAKDGLVATDGWAEVSEVKATDLAKQFANDGVDSIVYTDISRDGMMQGVNVEQTAHLAESCGIPVIASGGVTNMDDIQRLSAEADRGILGAITGRAIYEGTLDVAEAQAWCDQQEQ; via the coding sequence ATGCTGATTATTCCCGCCATCGACCTGAAAGACGGCAAATGCGTGCGCCTGCGCCAGGGCCGCATGGACGATTCCACGATCTTCTCCGAGAACCCGGTGGACGTGGCGGCCCGCTGGGTCGACGCCGGTGCCCGTCGCCTGCATCTGGTGGACCTGAACGGCGCCTTTGCGGGTGAGCCGGTCAACGGCGAGATCGTCAACGCCATTGCCAAGCGCTTCCCGGACCTGCCGATCCAGATTGGCGGCGGCATCCGCTCGGCGGAGACCATCGAGGCCTACCTCAAGGCGGGCGTGCAGTGGGTCATCATCGGCACCAAGGCGGTGAAAGAGCCCGAGTTCGTCACCGAGATGTGCAAGCGCTTCCCGGGCCACATCATCGTCGGCCTGGACGCCAAAGACGGCCTGGTGGCCACCGATGGCTGGGCGGAGGTATCTGAAGTCAAAGCCACCGACCTGGCAAAGCAGTTCGCCAACGACGGCGTCGACAGCATCGTCTACACCGACATCAGCCGCGACGGCATGATGCAGGGCGTCAACGTCGAGCAGACCGCACACCTGGCGGAATCCTGCGGCATTCCGGTGATCGCCTCCGGCGGCGTCACCAACATGGACGACATCCAGCGCCTGTCCGCCGAGGCGGACCGCGGCATCCTGGGGGCCATCACCGGCCGGGCCATCTATGAAGGCACCCTGGACGTGGCCGAAGCCCAGGCCTGGTGCGACCAGCAGGAGCAATAA
- the hisF gene encoding imidazole glycerol phosphate synthase subunit HisF — protein MSLAKRIIPCLDVDKGRVVKGVNFVDIRDAGDPVEVARKYNEQGADEITFLDITASHESRDTTYETVERMASQVFIPLTVGGGVRTVDDIRKLLNAGADKVSINTAAVFNPDFVREAAERFGRQCIVVAIDAKRVSEEGEAPRWEIFTHGGRKPTGLDAVEWAKKMVDLGAGELLLTSMDRDGTKVGFDLGLTRAVSDAVSVPVIASGGVGELQHLADGVTEGGADAVLAASIFHFGQHTIPEAKQFMQAQGIEVRL, from the coding sequence ATGTCCCTGGCCAAACGCATCATCCCATGCCTGGACGTGGATAAGGGCCGCGTGGTGAAAGGCGTGAACTTCGTCGATATCCGCGACGCCGGCGACCCGGTGGAAGTGGCCCGCAAGTACAACGAGCAGGGCGCCGACGAGATCACCTTCCTCGACATCACCGCCAGCCACGAAAGCCGTGACACCACCTACGAAACGGTGGAACGCATGGCCAGCCAGGTGTTTATCCCGCTGACCGTGGGTGGCGGCGTGCGCACGGTGGACGATATCCGCAAGCTGCTCAACGCCGGGGCCGACAAGGTCAGCATCAACACCGCGGCGGTGTTCAACCCGGACTTCGTGCGCGAGGCGGCCGAGCGTTTTGGCCGTCAGTGCATCGTGGTGGCGATCGACGCCAAGCGCGTCAGCGAGGAGGGCGAGGCGCCGCGCTGGGAGATCTTCACCCACGGCGGCCGCAAGCCCACTGGGCTGGACGCGGTGGAATGGGCGAAGAAAATGGTCGACCTGGGCGCCGGCGAGCTGCTGCTGACCAGCATGGACCGGGACGGCACCAAGGTCGGCTTCGATCTGGGCCTGACCCGTGCGGTGAGCGATGCGGTGAGCGTGCCGGTGATCGCCTCCGGCGGTGTCGGCGAGCTGCAGCACCTGGCGGACGGTGTCACCGAGGGCGGTGCCGACGCGGTGCTGGCGGCGTCGATCTTCCACTTCGGGCAGCACACCATTCCCGAGGCGAAACAGTTCATGCAGGCGCAGGGCATCGAAGTCCGGCTCTGA
- a CDS encoding divergent polysaccharide deacetylase family protein: MTVVGTTLLPFADASASGEQPPPTIAIIIDDMGHDRIQGQRLIDLDQPITLAFLPYRPYTHDLAESAHARGKEIMLHAPMANTHHIGLGGGGLYADMDQRTTVQTLRRALKSIPYVQGVNNHMGSLLTQNRDHMDWVMGELFQYPLYFVDSRTIASTVAADSAQRAQVPNLSRDVFLDHKQTEAFVDKQFKHLIDIARRKGTAIAIGHPHKVTVDYLVKHLPELDEQGIAVATVSGLWAMRHNNAPMFVDIKQPVHLPLAKRKVDGE; encoded by the coding sequence CTGACCGTTGTCGGCACCACCCTGCTACCGTTCGCCGATGCCTCGGCGTCGGGCGAGCAGCCGCCGCCCACCATCGCCATCATCATCGATGACATGGGGCACGACCGCATCCAGGGCCAGCGCCTGATCGATCTGGATCAGCCGATCACCCTGGCCTTCCTGCCCTACCGGCCGTACACCCACGACCTGGCGGAATCGGCCCACGCCCGCGGCAAGGAAATCATGCTGCACGCGCCCATGGCCAACACCCACCATATCGGTCTCGGCGGCGGCGGGCTCTACGCCGACATGGACCAGCGCACCACCGTGCAGACCCTGCGCCGGGCGCTGAAGTCCATTCCCTACGTGCAGGGCGTCAACAACCACATGGGCAGCCTGCTGACCCAGAACCGGGATCACATGGACTGGGTCATGGGCGAGCTGTTCCAGTACCCGCTGTACTTCGTCGACAGCCGCACCATCGCCTCCACCGTGGCTGCAGACAGCGCCCAGCGCGCACAGGTGCCCAACCTGAGCCGGGACGTGTTCCTGGACCACAAGCAGACCGAGGCCTTCGTCGATAAGCAGTTCAAACACCTGATCGACATTGCCCGCCGCAAGGGCACCGCCATCGCCATCGGCCACCCGCACAAGGTGACGGTGGACTATCTGGTCAAGCACTTGCCGGAACTGGACGAACAGGGCATCGCCGTGGCCACGGTCAGCGGCCTGTGGGCCATGCGCCACAATAACGCGCCGATGTTTGTGGACATCAAGCAGCCGGTGCATCTACCGCTGGCGAAGAGAAAGGTCGACGGGGAATAG
- a CDS encoding S41 family peptidase — MKLARRNAPTVLAFAACLLVLPALALGDTDPETGETLLPGEIDGKDVTVRLPNPEKQLPLDELRKFTEVFGRIREAYVEEVDDKTLLENAIKGMLSGLDPHSAYLEPQAYEELEESTSGEFGGLGIEVGMEDGFIRVISPIDDTPAQKAGVQAGDVIIKLGDQPVKGMTLEEAVSLMRGEPGTTLTLTIVRDDEGGAPIEIDVERAIIKVTSVKSRMLEPGYGYLRLTQFQAETGREFVDAINRLEDRNGGSLNGLIIDLRNNPGGVLQAAVEAADAVMDEGLIVYTEGRIQSSKLRFSAQPGDETDGAPIVVLINGGSASASEILAGALQDHHRAVVMGTESFGKGSVQTVVPLDETHAIKLTTARYYTPSGRSIQAKGIHPDIVVRQGRLTEVENQPFFTEADLSGHLENGEGESEDNGDAPARDELVSRDYQLRTSLNLLKGLKILDQSKAIKE, encoded by the coding sequence ATGAAACTGGCTAGACGCAACGCCCCGACCGTTCTGGCATTTGCCGCCTGCCTGCTGGTCCTGCCGGCATTGGCCCTGGGCGACACGGATCCGGAAACGGGCGAGACCCTGCTGCCGGGCGAAATCGATGGCAAGGACGTCACGGTTCGCCTGCCCAATCCGGAAAAACAGCTCCCGCTGGACGAGCTGCGCAAGTTCACCGAGGTGTTCGGGCGTATCCGTGAGGCGTATGTGGAGGAAGTCGACGACAAGACCCTGCTGGAGAACGCCATCAAGGGCATGCTGTCCGGCCTCGACCCGCATTCCGCCTACCTGGAACCCCAGGCCTACGAAGAACTGGAAGAAAGCACCAGCGGCGAGTTCGGCGGACTGGGCATCGAAGTGGGTATGGAAGACGGTTTCATCCGGGTGATCTCGCCCATCGACGACACTCCGGCCCAGAAAGCCGGCGTGCAGGCCGGCGACGTCATCATCAAGCTGGGCGACCAGCCGGTCAAAGGCATGACGCTGGAAGAAGCCGTGTCGCTGATGCGCGGGGAACCGGGCACCACCCTCACACTGACCATCGTCCGTGATGACGAGGGCGGCGCGCCCATCGAAATCGACGTCGAGCGGGCGATCATCAAGGTCACCAGCGTCAAGAGCCGGATGCTCGAGCCTGGCTACGGCTACCTGCGCCTCACCCAGTTCCAGGCGGAAACCGGACGCGAGTTCGTCGATGCCATCAACCGCCTCGAAGACAGGAACGGCGGCTCCCTGAACGGCCTGATCATCGACCTGCGCAACAACCCCGGCGGCGTCCTGCAAGCGGCGGTGGAAGCGGCGGACGCGGTTATGGACGAGGGCCTGATCGTCTACACCGAGGGGCGCATCCAGAGCTCCAAATTGCGCTTCTCCGCCCAACCGGGGGACGAAACCGACGGCGCCCCCATCGTGGTGCTGATCAACGGCGGTTCGGCCTCCGCTTCGGAGATTCTCGCCGGCGCCCTGCAGGACCACCACCGCGCCGTGGTCATGGGCACCGAATCCTTTGGCAAGGGCTCCGTGCAGACGGTCGTTCCACTGGACGAGACCCACGCCATCAAACTGACCACGGCCCGCTATTACACGCCCAGCGGGCGCTCCATCCAGGCCAAGGGTATCCACCCGGACATCGTCGTGCGCCAGGGCCGGCTGACCGAAGTCGAGAACCAGCCCTTCTTTACGGAAGCGGACCTCAGCGGGCACCTGGAAAACGGCGAAGGCGAGAGCGAGGACAACGGCGATGCTCCGGCGCGGGACGAACTGGTGTCCCGCGACTACCAGCTGCGGACCAGCCTCAACCTGCTCAAGGGCCTGAAAATCCTCGATCAGAGCAAAGCCATCAAGGAGTGA
- a CDS encoding murein hydrolase activator EnvC family protein has translation MRVLRSGMLGLLLLSALPLPASAQDDDVSREQVEELKEQIADIDDWLEDAEDDQGELEQTLARTERQIGQLKKERRALQQKAAQQQARLEELSAQQAKLERELASKRSALEAQIRAAWMAGDAPALKVLLNEIDPQKLARIMTYHEYLSQHTVSQLEAFHRTLNQLKDTREQVVAARLDLRKTEASVAERQDKLEDQRQTRQRTLALLKSDISDKRSQREDLVADRERLEKLLKEVEAAIADIPTPDESQPFASLRAKLPWPARGKVTVGYGESLRNGRLRHNGLLIATQPEADVKAVHYGRVVFANWLRGFGLLTIIDHGDGYMSLYGHNSSLLKSPGDWVRAGETIAIAGESGTDSHSQLYFEIRHNGTPQNPRKWLAHQ, from the coding sequence TTGCGCGTCCTGCGCTCAGGCATGCTCGGCCTGCTACTGCTGAGCGCGCTTCCACTTCCCGCCAGCGCCCAGGACGACGACGTCTCGCGCGAACAGGTGGAAGAGCTCAAGGAACAGATCGCGGATATCGACGACTGGCTGGAAGACGCCGAGGACGATCAGGGCGAGCTGGAGCAGACCCTGGCGCGCACCGAACGGCAGATCGGGCAGCTCAAGAAAGAGCGCCGCGCCCTCCAGCAGAAGGCAGCACAGCAACAGGCCCGGCTGGAGGAGCTGAGCGCGCAACAGGCCAAGCTGGAACGGGAGCTGGCGTCCAAGCGCAGCGCCCTGGAGGCCCAGATCCGCGCTGCCTGGATGGCCGGCGACGCCCCGGCTCTGAAAGTGCTGCTCAACGAGATCGATCCGCAGAAACTGGCGCGGATCATGACCTATCACGAATACCTCAGCCAGCACACCGTCAGCCAGCTGGAAGCTTTTCACCGCACCCTCAACCAGCTCAAGGACACCCGCGAACAGGTCGTCGCCGCCCGCCTGGATCTCAGGAAAACCGAAGCCTCGGTGGCCGAACGCCAGGACAAGCTGGAGGACCAGCGCCAGACCCGCCAGCGCACCCTGGCCCTGCTCAAATCCGACATCTCGGACAAGCGCTCACAGCGGGAAGACCTGGTTGCCGACCGGGAGCGACTGGAAAAACTCCTCAAGGAAGTGGAAGCGGCCATCGCCGATATCCCCACCCCCGACGAGTCGCAGCCGTTCGCCTCGCTGCGCGCTAAACTGCCCTGGCCGGCGCGTGGTAAGGTCACTGTTGGCTACGGCGAAAGCCTGCGCAACGGCCGCCTGCGTCACAACGGCCTGTTGATCGCCACCCAGCCGGAAGCCGACGTCAAAGCGGTGCATTACGGACGCGTGGTTTTTGCCAACTGGTTGCGCGGCTTCGGGCTTCTGACCATTATTGATCATGGTGATGGTTACATGAGCCTCTACGGTCACAACTCCAGCCTGCTCAAGAGCCCGGGCGATTGGGTCAGGGCCGGCGAGACCATCGCCATTGCCGGAGAGAGCGGCACGGACTCGCACTCACAACTCTACTTCGAGATCCGGCACAACGGCACGCCACAGAATCCCCGGAAGTGGCTTGCCCATCAATAA